Proteins encoded in a region of the Rutidosis leptorrhynchoides isolate AG116_Rl617_1_P2 chromosome 9, CSIRO_AGI_Rlap_v1, whole genome shotgun sequence genome:
- the LOC139866571 gene encoding probable cinnamyl alcohol dehydrogenase, giving the protein MEGRKVTGWAARDSSGILSPYSFNLRKPGPEDVLFKVLYCGVDHSDLHQIRNEIHSATYPLVPGHEVVGKVIEVGSEVKKLSVDEIVGVGCMVGSCGECLCCNTNKEQYCTEMVFTYNAIYKDGSFTQGGFSSAMVVHQNYVVSIPEKLAPEQAAPLLCAGVTAYSPLKQFIGSKKPMKAGILGLGGVGHLGVLIAKAMGHHVTVISSSDKKKEEALTHLGADCFLVSSNSAEMEKSRNSLDYILDTVPVKHPLQAYIPLLGVEGKIFVVGAVPEPLEFNASGLILGKKTISGSFIGSIQETQEILDFWVEKGLKTMIEVVKMEYVNQAFERMEKNDVRYRFVLDVAGSNDSVSKDVS; this is encoded by the exons ATGGAAGGAAGAAAAGTAACCGGTTGGGCTGCTAGAGACTCCTCTGGCATCCTTTCTCCTTATTCTTTCAATCTCAG AAAACCAGGTCCTGAAGATGTATTGTTCAAGGTTTTGTATTGCGGTGTAGACCACTCTGATCTTCATCAAATCAGAAACGAGATTCACTCTGCGACGTACCCACTCGTTCCAGG GCATGAAGTGGTAGGAAAAGTTATCGAGGTGGGGTCAGAAGTGAAGAAGCTCAGTGTGGACGAAATAGTAGGAGTCGGGTGTATGGTAGGATCTTGTGGGGAATGTTTATGTTGTAACACGAATAAAGAACAGTACTGCACTGAAATGGTGTTCACTTACAATGCCATTTACAAAGACGGAAGCTTTACTCAAGGAGGCTTTTCCTCGGCTATGGTTGTCCATCAAAA CTACGTGGTCAGCATACCAGAAAAGCTAGCCCCTGAGCAGGCAGCGCCGTTACTATGTGCAGGAGTGACCGCTTACAGTCCCTTAAAACAGTTCATCGGCTCCAAAAAGCCTATGAAAGCAGGAATCTTGGGTTTAGGAGGAGTTGGGCATTTGGGTGTTTTAATTGCAAAAGCAATGGGTCACCATGTGACTGTTATCAGCTCGTCTGATAAGAAAAAAGAAGAAGCACTAACCCATTTGGGTGCTGACTGTTTCTTAGTGAGCTCGAATTCAGCTGAAATGGAAAAATCAAGAAACAGTCTTGATTATATACTTGATACAGTACCAGTTAAACATCCATTACAGGCTTACATTCCCCTTCTTGGAGTTGAAGGAAAGATATTCGTCGTTGGTGCAGTTCCTGAGCCCCTAGAGTTTAATGCATCAGGTTTGATTTTAG GAAAGAAAACAATAAGTGGGAGCTTTATTGGAAGCATTCAAGAGACGCAGGAGATACTTGATTTCTGGGTGGAAAAAGGCTTGAAGACGATGATAGAAGTAGTGAAAATGGAATATGTGAATCAAGCATTCGAAAGAATGGAAAAAAACGATGTGAGATACCGATTTGTGTTAGATGTGGCTGGGAGTAATGACAGTGTATCAAAGGACGTTTCTTAA
- the LOC139866598 gene encoding protein MRG1-like isoform X1 has translation MGSSKDDSVTDGDKSPENHRRPESNSNIYSDGEKVLAYHGPRIYQAKVQKVEIRKNEWKYFVHYLGWSKNWDEWVGGDRLMKYTDENIMKQQALDSKQGVDKNPKSGRSTQTKPKVLNEVKVEKEDIKNSGAKGKKRKSELSTEKENASVEKSLKIQIPSALKKLLVDDWEYVNNQDKLVTLPRSPNVDDILTKYLEYRTKKDGIMTDAVGEILKGLRCYFDRALPVILLYNKERKQFQDLVTDNISPSTIYGAEHLLRLFVKLPDLLPYANIEEDLAIRLQQKFMDFLRFLQKNQSSFFNSSYDGSKVSASSATKGKITQE, from the exons atgggGAGTTCTAAGGACGATTCCGTCACCGACGGCGACAAGTCACCGGAAAATCACCGCCGCCCTGAATCCAATTCCAACATCTACTCCGACGGTGAAAAAGTTCTCGCATATCATGGCCCGCGCATCTACCAAGCCAAG GTGCAAAAGGTCGAGATACGAAAGAATGAGTGGAAATACTTTGTTCATTACCTC GGCTGGAGTAAGAA CTGGGATGAATGGGTTGGTGGTGATCGTTTGATGAAGTATACTGACGAGAACATTATGAAGCAGCAAGCCCTTGACTCAAAACAGGGCGTCGACAAGAACCCAAAATCTGGACGCTCAACTCAAACTAAACCCAAAGTATTGAATG AAGTGAAGGTGGAAAAAGAAGATATCAAGAACAGCG GGGCAAAAGGGAAGAAGAGAAAGAGTGAATTAAGTACAGAG AAAGAGAATGCGTCAGTTGAAAAGTCTCTGAAGATTCAAATTCCATCAGCCCTGAAAAAGCTACTTGTTGATGACTGGGAATATGTTAATAATCAGGATAAG cttgtTACACTTCCCCGTTCTCCAAATGTTGACGACATATTGACCAAGTACCTTGAATACAGGACAAAGAAGGATGGCAT TATGACAGATGCAGTAGGGGAGATATTGAAGGGATTAAGGTGTTATTTTGACAGAGCCTTACCTGTTATTCTTTTATACAATAAAGAGCGTAAACAGTTTCAAGACTTGGTTACAGATAATATTTCTCCTTCAACCATTTATGGGGCTGAACATCTGCTACGTCTATTTG TTAAACTACCCGACTTATTGCCATATGCCAACATAGAAGAAGATTTAGCGATTCGTTTGCAACAAAAATTTATGGACTTTCTCAG GTTTTTGCAAAAGAATCAAAGCTCTTTCTTCAATTCTTCTTATGATGGCTCGAAAGTTTCTGCCAGCTCAGCAACAAAGGGGAAAATTACTCAGGAGTAG
- the LOC139866598 gene encoding protein MRG1-like isoform X2, producing MARASTKPRCKRSRYERMSGNTLFITSVCLLMLHHALMDSCFRVLQGWSKNWDEWVGGDRLMKYTDENIMKQQALDSKQGVDKNPKSGRSTQTKPKVLNEVKVEKEDIKNSGAKGKKRKSELSTEKENASVEKSLKIQIPSALKKLLVDDWEYVNNQDKLVTLPRSPNVDDILTKYLEYRTKKDGIMTDAVGEILKGLRCYFDRALPVILLYNKERKQFQDLVTDNISPSTIYGAEHLLRLFVKLPDLLPYANIEEDLAIRLQQKFMDFLRFLQKNQSSFFNSSYDGSKVSASSATKGKITQE from the exons ATGGCCCGCGCATCTACCAAGCCAAG GTGCAAAAGGTCGAGATACGAAAGAATGAGTGGAAATACTTTGTTCATTACCTC TGTTTGTTTATTGATGCTACATCATGCATTAATGGATTCTTGTTTTCGTGTTTTGCAGGGCTGGAGTAAGAA CTGGGATGAATGGGTTGGTGGTGATCGTTTGATGAAGTATACTGACGAGAACATTATGAAGCAGCAAGCCCTTGACTCAAAACAGGGCGTCGACAAGAACCCAAAATCTGGACGCTCAACTCAAACTAAACCCAAAGTATTGAATG AAGTGAAGGTGGAAAAAGAAGATATCAAGAACAGCG GGGCAAAAGGGAAGAAGAGAAAGAGTGAATTAAGTACAGAG AAAGAGAATGCGTCAGTTGAAAAGTCTCTGAAGATTCAAATTCCATCAGCCCTGAAAAAGCTACTTGTTGATGACTGGGAATATGTTAATAATCAGGATAAG cttgtTACACTTCCCCGTTCTCCAAATGTTGACGACATATTGACCAAGTACCTTGAATACAGGACAAAGAAGGATGGCAT TATGACAGATGCAGTAGGGGAGATATTGAAGGGATTAAGGTGTTATTTTGACAGAGCCTTACCTGTTATTCTTTTATACAATAAAGAGCGTAAACAGTTTCAAGACTTGGTTACAGATAATATTTCTCCTTCAACCATTTATGGGGCTGAACATCTGCTACGTCTATTTG TTAAACTACCCGACTTATTGCCATATGCCAACATAGAAGAAGATTTAGCGATTCGTTTGCAACAAAAATTTATGGACTTTCTCAG GTTTTTGCAAAAGAATCAAAGCTCTTTCTTCAATTCTTCTTATGATGGCTCGAAAGTTTCTGCCAGCTCAGCAACAAAGGGGAAAATTACTCAGGAGTAG
- the LOC139868817 gene encoding uncharacterized protein: MEDLNYPTLTEAHAISLEMAFDEKEIKDAVFDCGSNKAPVLTASICGEFSRGCNASFVALIPKKKDPSGLGDFRKSIDYLKSKKQRGIIFKVDFEKAFDCLNWKFLLDVMKCMGLGIKWRRWIHSCIKSASISIFVNGSLTNEFSLGRGIRQGDPLSPFLFILAAEGLNILTKAATERGLFKGVEIGNDKIKVSHLQYADDTIFLGEWSRANAYSLQNLLKCFELTSGLKVNFNKSCLYGVGVSDDEVKIVASRLGCQVGTFPFTYLGLPIDARMNKLKNWNPVVDKIKARLSNWKMKTLSFEGRLVLIKSILNSLPLYYFSLFRAPPSVLNILESVRRVFFWGGTDTGSKIPWVKGIKCIYGSCGGLGWDTEAIRSTNASIWKNILLAGNEIEEHGVNFKNSFVKKVCAESNTKFWTELWIDGSKLESRFPRLFRLEGNKTATILDRLDFSDGQANFKWESDRNPRGRTSSEMDELQALVACYDFDINNRRSYSWSWKLAGNGKFTVSHLTSTIDERLYSGTTNETMRNNLIPKKLEIFIWRANLKRLPVLTELDKRGIDVDSVCCPLCDDDIEYVEHSLISYFLQICFRSVGSCIFMVGAR, from the exons ATGGAAGATCTCAATTATCCAACCCTAACCGAAGCACATGCTATATCTCTAGAAATGGCATTCGATGAAAAAGAAATAAAAGATGCGGTTTTTGATTGTGGCAGTAATAAAGCACCGGTCCTGACGGCTTCAATATGcg GTGAATTTTCAAGAGGTTGCAACGCGTCTTTTGTCGCACTAATTCCAAAGAAGAAAGATCCGAGTGGGCTTGGTGATTTTAGAAAAAG CATTGATTATCTAAAATCCAAAAAGCAAAGAGGTATTATTTTCAAGGTAGATTTTGAGAAAGCTTTCGATTGCCTAAATTGGAAATTCTTATTAGATGTGATGAAGTGTATGGGGTTAGGTATTAAGTGGAGAAGATGGATACATTCGTGTATAAAATCGGCTTCAATTTCCATATTTGTAAACGGGTCTCTAACGAATGAATTTTCATTAGGTCGGGGTATTAGGCAAGGCGATCCATTGTCACCATTTTTGTTTATCCTTGCCGCCGAAGGACTCAACATATTGACAAAAGCCGCCACTGAAAGAGGTTTGTTTAAAGGTGTCGAAATCGGTAATGATAAAATCAAAGTTtcgcatctccaatatgcggacgaTACCATTTTTCTAGGAGAATGGAGTCGTGCTAACGCTTATAGTCTACAAAATTTACTCAAATGTTTTGAGTTAACATCCGGGCTAAAAGTTAATTTCAATAAAAGTTGCTTGTACGGGGTGGGTGTTAGTGATGATGAAGTAAAAATTGTAGCAAGCCGATTGGGATGTCAAGTTGGTACTTTCCCATTTACGTATCTCGGGTTACCGATTGATGCAAGAATGAATAAACTTAAAAATTGGAACCCAGTTGTTGACAAAATCAAAGCTAGACTTTCGAATTGGAAAATGAAAACGTTGTCATTTGAGGGAAGATTAGTGCTTATCAAATCGATTCTCAATAGCCTACCACTTTACTATTTCTCGCTCTTTCGTGCACCGCCAAGTGTCTTAAATATACTAGAGAGTGTGAGGAGAGTATTCTTTTGGGGCGGGACGGATACGGGTTCAAAAATCCCGTGGGTCAAAGGGATAAAGTG CATTTATGGGTCGTGTGGAGGATTGGGTTGGGATACCGAAGCAATTCGGTCAACTAATGCATCTATTTGGAAGAACATTCTTTTAGCAGGTAACGAAATAGAAGAACATGGTGTCAACTTCAAAAACTCTTTTGTCAAGAAGGTGTGTGCCGAATCAAATACAAAGTTCTGGACAGAGTTATGGATCGATGGCAGTAAACTAGAGTCAAGATTTCCAAggttattcagattagagggtaACAAGACAGCAACAATTCTTGATCGATTAGATTTTAGTGATGGTCAGGCTAATTTCAAATGGGAATCGGACagaaatccaagaggaagaacttCAAGTGAAATGGACGAGTTACAAGCATTGGTGGCATGCTATGACTTCGACATCAACAATCGCAGAAGTTATTCTTGGTCGTGGAAACTTGCGGGTAACGGTAAATTCACGGTTAGTCATCTTACCTCAACTATTGATGAACGGTTATATTCGGGTACCACAAACGAAACAATGCGTAATAATTTAATCCCCAAAAAGCTCGAAATATTCATATGGAGAGCCAACTTAAAACGCTTGCCCGTCTTAACCGAACTAGATAAAAGAGGTATAGATGTTGATAGTGTCTGTTGCCCGTTATGTGATGACGATATTGAGTACGTGGAACATTCTCTTATTTCTTATTTTTTGCAAATATGCTTTAGAAGTGTGGGATCGTGTATTTTCATGGTGGGGGCTCGGTAA